Proteins encoded by one window of Lathyrus oleraceus cultivar Zhongwan6 chromosome 1, CAAS_Psat_ZW6_1.0, whole genome shotgun sequence:
- the LOC127108516 gene encoding uncharacterized protein LOC127108516 codes for MDINILDAASGGALVDKTLVAAKALIENMSLNSQQFTTINNSMVQTKAKLCGICTSTEHPTDTCPILQDDSVTQLPQAYAANFFNQSNTQRGYNIPDLSTNKYHPNWRNHPNLRYGNQQPTQQQLVIPQPQPQTTPQVTTYSPSGPSLEGLVKQMAVNNLQFQQQTDSSIQTLQTQIGQLATLMNTMQQAQGSNQLPAQTVVNPKGPNTNVSAISLRFEKVKEPEKNKKILEVTPEPSSVVIETEPTVVVETEKEKEKEYVPPVPFPHRILKNKRTGDGDKEREVLDVFRKVAVNIPLLDVIKQVPNYAKFLKDLCSSKKRLKGNERVNLGRNISALIQPKHSPEKATVSSLNQAIPPKCKDPRTFAIPSYKFNHSTNEQK; via the exons ATGGATATaaacattcttgatgctgctagtggtggagcacttgtcgATAAAACTCTAGTTGCTGCTAAAGCCCTAattgagaacatgtcactcaACTCCCAACAATTCACAACCATAAATAATTCTATGGTCCAAACAAAAG CAAAGttgtgtggtatttgtacttctaCTGAACATCCTACTGACACATGTCCTATTCTTCAAGATGATTCGGTCACTCAGTTGCCTCAAGCATATGCAGCTAACTTTTTCAACCAAAGCAATACTCAGAGAGGGTACAACATTCCTGACTTGTCCACCAACAAATATCATCCCAATTGGAGAAACCATCcaaaccttcgatatggaaaccaGCAGCCCACCCAACAACAATTAGTCATACCCCAACCACAACCACAAACCACTCCCCAAGTCACCACCTATTCACCTTCCGGACCTTCATTGGAgggtcttgtcaaacaaatggctgtTAACAATCTCCAATTTCAGCAACAAACAGATTCcagtattcagactttgcagaCACAGATTGGACAGCTTGCCACTTTGATGAATACCATGCAGCAAGcccaaggatcaaaccaacttcCTGCCCAAACAGTTGTGAATCCAAAAGGCCCTAATactaatgtgagtgcaatttccttgagattCGAGAAGGTAAAAGAaccagaaaaaaataaaaaaattcttgaGGTAACACCTGAACCTTCTTCCGTTGTGATAGAAACTGAACCCACTGTTGTGGTAGaaactgaaaaagaaaaagagaaggagtatgtgccaccagtTCCCTTCCCACATAGAATACTGAAAAATAAAAGGACTGGTGATGGAGACAAGGAGAGAGAGGTTTTAGATGTGTTCAGAAAAGTGGCGGTAAACATTCCACTTCTTGATGTTATTAAGCAGGttccaaattatgcaaaatttcTAAAAGACTTGTGCTCAAGTAAGAAAAGGTTGAAGGGAAATGAGAGAGTAAATTTGGGACGAAACATTTCAGCCCTTATCCAGCCTAAACATTCACCTGAAAAAGCTACTGTTTCATCCCTCAATCAGGCCATACCCCCAAAGTGCAAGGATCCAAGAACTTTTGCTATTCCAT CATACAAGTTTAATCATTCAACTAACGAACAGAAGTAA